The following proteins come from a genomic window of Metarhizium brunneum chromosome 2, complete sequence:
- the REI1 gene encoding Cytoplasmic 60S subunit biogenesis factor REI1, which produces MASVAAAAPAGTGTSASHPYTCNTCQVAYRNIDLQKGHMKSDWHRYNLKRRVASLPPISSEVFTEKVLQARATSSAEAEKAYFEAKCEPCNKTYYSENAYQNHLLSQKHKSNETAAGGPRRRHDDEATSVISSTFSLGEPTSVAKDELDTDAEDEFNQVIESLQNAKVSAEQRPSPVSRPSNPKPTAPGASKNGDGEEDSESTTPSHSVAEPTWTLNSCIFCNFESPSLPLSVQHMERFHGMFIPERPYLADLQGLVKQLQRKVSEYHECLSCGKVKSTVFGVQTHMRDKGHCKIPFSTEEEQLAIGDFYDFRSTYSDNEEEDEDDGSDTEEERRGGAKLGSRRKVRLVGEDGEELDGEEDGEGWETDSSASSLDSADLTAVPAEGHIHQYERLNKHPHHSSRDPRNHHQADGWHSRAHKHTHAAFYDDYELHLPSGKSVGHRSLNKYFRQNLNNYPTPEERAERLAIEGPESGEESHKKDRSIILRNGQRFKRDVVPRGTVGLANVSDEKRRAVRKSEHRGRDLEQFTTKRTDWMYGKRNNNQKHYYYRFDGGG; this is translated from the exons ATGGCGAgtgtcgccgccgccgcacccGCAGGTACCGGCACCTCTGCTTCGCATCCTTATACGTGCAACACGTGCCAGGTTGCTTACCGCAACATCGACCTCCAAAAGGGTCATATGAAAAGCGACTGGCA CCGATACAACTTGAAACGTCGTGTTGCCTCCCTGCCTCCTATCTCTTCCGAAGTCTTCACCGAAAAGGTCCTTCAGGCTCGTGCTACGTCTAGTGCAGAAGCTGAGAAGGCCTATTTCGAGGCAAAATGCGAGCCTTGCAACAAGACGTACTACAGCGAAAACGCCTATCAAAATCACTTGCTGAGCCAAAAGCACAAAAGCAATGAGACAGCTGCTGGTGGCCCACGGCGCAGACATGATGACGAGGCCACTTCTGTAATCAGCTCTACCTTCTCTCTGGGCGAACCTACTTCTGTGGCCAAGGACGAGCTTGATACCGATGCCGAAGACGAGTTCAACCAGGTTATTGAAAGCCTGCAGAATGCCAAAGTTTCTGCCGAGCAACGTCCTTCGCCAGTTAGCCGGCCCTCCAACCCCAAGCCCACTGCTCCTGGCGCCAGCAAAAATGGCGACGGTGAGGAAGACTCAGAGTCGACAACACCTTCACACTCCGTGGCCGAGCCTACTTGGACCTTGAACTCGTGCATCTTCTGCAACTTTGAGTCTCCTTCCCTGCCGCTTAGTGTTCAACATATGGAACGTTTCCACGGCATGTTCATTCCCGAGCGGCCGTATTTGGCTGATTTGCAAGGTCTTGTCAAGCAACTCCAGCGCAAAGTCAGTGAATACCATGAGTGCCTAAGCTGCGGTAAAGTCAAATCGACAGTGTTTGGCGTACAAACGCATATGCGTGACAAGGGTCACTGCAAGATCCCCTTCAGCACTGAAGAGGAGCAACTTGCAATTGGCGACTTTTACGATTTCCGAAGCACGTATTCTGATaacgaagaggaggatgaagatgacggctcAGAtaccgaggaggagaggcgcggcggcgccaagctTGGCTCGAGAAGAAAGGTCAGACTGGTTGGTGAGGATGGAGAAGAGctcgacggcgaggaggatgGAGAGGGGTGGGAAACAGATAGCTCTGCATCCTCGCTTGACTCGGCAGATCTCACTGCAGTCCCTGCCGAGGGTCACATTCATCAGTATGAACGTCTTAACAAACATCCCCACCATTCAAGTCGAGATCCTCGGAATCACCACCAAGCAGACGGATGGCATTCGCGAGCACACAAACATACCCACGCTGCATTTTATGACGACTACGAGCTGCATCTTCCCTCAGGCAAGTCTGTTGGCCACCGGTCACTGAACAAGTACTTCCGGCAGAATCTCAACAACTACCCCACGCCAGAAGAGCGAGCCGAGCGCCTTGCCATTGAGGGGCCCGAGTCCGGAGAGGAGAGCCATAAGAAGGATCGTAGCATCATCCTTCGCAACGGGCAGCGATTTAAGAGGGATGTTGTGCCGCGAGGAACGGTAGGCTTGGCCAACGTGTCAGACGAGAAGAGGCGGGCGGTGCGCAAGTCGGAACACCGTGGGCGAGACTTGGAGCAATTCACCACCAAGAGGACGGATTGGATGTATGGCAAGAGAAACAACAATCAGAAGCATTACTACTACCGCTTCGATGGCGGTGGTTAG
- the rsm1 gene encoding mRNA export factor rsm1: MNATKRKFKDLLQGLSSPGPTSPDKEADKMSSSPRYGTGTASNDTILQKRRRLGFPESMTPTLYSPSHTTTFSNVVLRKSSSQLNSKATSHGPAKYCPGDRDELLKRLATFQEITDWTPKPDKVNEIEWAKRGWICQGKEKVRCVLCHKELVVKLNRKEEEGKEVPVLVSSEIAEALVDKYSDLVVLSHQQDCLWRKRGCEDSLIRLSFSNASTTLAQLRQRYDELCARSPFLPYEFNLRLPDEVDIDNVLSQLPPDFFSEPPPVVDKSGAVATDKPPNRTALALALMGWQGLTNSRIGPVPNSASCHTCLRRLGLWMFKSKEVDEVGQVVVPAPMDHLDPLREHRFFCPWKNPQAQSRGGVMSNGKDSMAGWRTLVQTIKNESDLRNLYSGKSKRTGQLQEQRLASPSPVRGMPGTPGSPSPITPGPKMNIDASSTGTPQTDAGDDEEKTREAKDKERWARLRKVKSLFDTKGSRKFRRELGRPGTGHSNKSTTGT, from the exons ATGAACGCGACGAAGCGCAAGTTTAAGGATTTGCTTCAAGGTCTAAGCAGCCCTGGCCCAACTTCGCCCGACAAAGAAGCCGACAAGATGAGCAGTAGTCCTCGATATGGCACCGGTACGGCAAGCAATGATACGATTCTTCAGAAACGAAGGCGACTAGGATTTCCCGAATCGATGACTCCTACGCTATATAGCCCATCGCACACCACCACATTTTCCAATGTGGTGCTCAGGAAATCTAGTTCGCAACTAAATAGCAAGGCAACGAGCCATGGTCCAGCCAAATACTGCCCCGGGGACAGAGACGAGTTGCTCAAACGGTTGGCAACATTCCAGGAAATCACGGATTGGACACCAAAGCCTGACAAGGTCAACGAAATAGAATGGGCGAAACGAGGATGGATATGTCAGGGGAAGGAGAAGGTTCGATGTGTATTATGCCACAAAGAGCTTGTGGTGAAGCTGAATCggaaggaagaggagggtAAAGAGGTGCCGGTATTGGTATCTTCTGAGATCG CGGAGGCATTGGTGGATAAATACTCCGACCTTGTTGTGTTATCGCATCAGCAAGACTGCTTATGGCGGAAGCGTGGTTGTGAGG ACTCTTTAATTCGCCTCTCATTCTCAAATGCGTCGACAACGCTGGCCCAGCTACGGCAACGGTATGATGAACTGTGTGCCAggtctccttttcttccatACGAATTCAACCTACGCCTTCCAGATGAAGTTGACATCGACAATGTCCTCTCTCAACTTCCGCCCGACTTCTTTTCCGAGCCCCCGCCGGTTGTCGACAAGTCTGGAGCAGTTGCCACCGACAAGCCGCCCAACCGAActgcgctggcgctggcatTGATGGGATGGCAGGGTCTTACAAATTCGCGGATAGGACCGGTGCCCAACTCAGCATCGTGCCACACCTGCTTGCGAAGGTTAGGGCTATGGATGTTTAAAAGCAAGGAAGTCGATGAAGTGGGCCAAGTTGTGGTGCCGGCCCCAATGGATCACTTGGATCCGCTCCGAGAACACCGTTTCTTTTGCCCTTGGAAGAATCCGCAAGCTCAAAGTCGAGGTGGTGTTATGTCTAATGGAAAGGACAGTATGGCAGGCTGGAGAACCTTGGTCCAGACTATAAAGAACGAATCAGACTTGCGAAACCTTTACAGCGGGAAATCAAAAAGAACAGGACAGTTGCAGGAACAGAGGCTAGCGTCACCAAGCCCTGTGAGGGGAATGCCTGGCACGCCTGGGTCGCCCAGCCCAATCACTCCTGGTCCGAAGATGAATATTGATGCGTCATCAACGGGGACACCCCAGACAGATGccggtgatgacgaggagaagaCTCGAGAAGCAAAGGACAAGGAGCGGTGGGCAAGGTTGAGAAAGGTGAAGAGCTTGTTCGACACCAAAGGTTCAAGAAAGTTTCGGCGGGAGTTGGGTCGACCTGGCACCGGCCACTCCAACAAGTCCACGACGGGGACATGA
- the Ube3a gene encoding Ubiquitin-protein ligase E3A produces the protein MSALRQSDAGPGGNSDGHTSDNNCIPDILDLEAGLWQEAPFPRLPDDAPPELRDYLQDVENPRRVWAIYRASRRHDFQLLVERYIAQLRVGCGSPQCNTATCFTCRKRLVGKAPIRRYSPTSARTLAVYLASQDNPDRGICPYLRRSNSPPPAVNNLIFSTQRPRSQTFSDLPSPRASGSPGPRKASVGAEAKPKQSSSGRRCQVSIIESPGSDPVKPDAQPPGGDEGPSKHIGRDQGRHTVGSSKINIAEKPVSRDYRSFAATTFGTVAFKMLEWLTPQGLRAISGQISDVCDPESTFTQQQSNETTQEGTDLTSAPPPSLIRQSSSKSSSQPLITPELEQSHQALPEHAGRTDESMLPRDSSRRKRNSKGSIKTATTSKPQKKTSLEPLPPPASAEGPKPTGKSSSFHGDKRLRGPKLTPGVVGRTVPEIPLKPAFFENVPCLSPPPVDEVDPVSSEHGDSEEDSSANTTIAVVRAQRRKQVPEDHHNASVETEECQKNYPLPQALSQLNVELIDFICDVFQEDHTNEKHFFGPLTLMESHPRPQTRSNRLARRRSNNQVKSTGVLSGKWRVFNEQTIFNVLSDPHLLVKSFTKDGKLYDSQTLWYCMLRMTRAAPSLVLHSLWLAAKSLFAPPEGLNPARLSSKRLFGECPNPALTNFEAGCIMAICLHALVAVAPCAEDSKTLYEMSRIRSYGYVLGGQGTAARQPSSVCLEYDDVFSNELALRLARRLFCAITARNCFADIAEWDGQVDEASFDVLGLLLNQLDLLGSGPIRILEFTQADRLLHETRVPTLLLDWARAVLLQEWNGRPEYSTDGPFHGALSLITTLYENRNMLLLGDIQFRVDYFSERLDAMDIPVVWVGFASTRHRHHLLDHPYLFSPETLTSFFRSINFSRMSKNFEESSSLKTRMTAIVDPGSLVTNAHHKHVLQDLLKTASSRYLILAISRDHVLRDAFDQLWRRQERELLRPLKIHLGEGAGGEQGFDSGGVQQEFFRMAMAECLDPNYGAFTVDDRTRMAWFVPGSLVEIWKFEMMGLLVSLAVYNGLTLPITFPKALYRKLLGQPVEELYHIADGWPDLANGLTALQEWDEKDGLVEDVFARTYEFSVAAFGADVTLPMSKDKSSWPQGIPTPPARNSPAALEDEAPLVTSENRDEYVSDYVRYLTDVSIRPQFQAFERGFRACLDAKSLTLLTPSLLQSIVEGVQEIDVSELRRYARYVGWDSSHHTVKDFWSIVKRYDDRMKRKLLEFVTASDRLPVGGMRNVQFTVQKNGEEEGSGGHLPTAYTCYGTLLLPEYNDKEVLRERLGMALENAQGFGFA, from the exons ATGAGCGCCTTGCGGCAAAGCGATGCCGGTCCTGGTGGTAATTCAGATGGCCATACCTCCGACAACAACTGCATACCGGATATCCTAGACCTGGAGGCTGGTCTTTGGCAAGAAGCCCCTTTTCCTCGCCTGCCAGACGATGCGCCGCCGGAACTCCGAGACTATCTTCAAGATGTTGAAAACCCAAGACGAGTCTGGGCTATCTATCGAGCTAGCAGGCGGCATGATTTCCAACTGCTCGTTGAAAG GTACATTGCGCAACTCCGCGTCGGATGCGGTTCTCCCCAATGCAACACCGCGACCTGCTTCACATGTCGGAAGCGTCTCGTAGGCAAGGCGCCCATTCGACGATACAGCCCTACCAGCGCAAGGACGCTGGCTGTCTACCTTGCGAGCCAGGATAACCCCGACAGAGGTATTTGCCCGTACTTGCGTCGATCAAACAGTCCCCCCCCGGCCGTGAATAATCTTATTTTCTCAACACAACGACCACGATCTCAAACTTTCTCCGACCTTCCATCTCCCAGGGCCTCTGGGTCGCCGGGACCTCGCAAGGCCTCCGTTGGTGCCGAAGCCAAGCCAAAGCAGTCGTCGTCTGGCCGACGGTGCCAGGTCTCCATCATTGAGAGTCCTGGAAGTGATCCAGTCAAACCAGATGCCCAGCCACCTGGCGGAGACGAGGGACCCTCCAAGCACATTGGTCGCGACCAAGGTCGGCATACCGTTGGCAGCAGCAAAATCAATATAGCAGAGAAGCCCGTTAGCAGAGACTACAGGTCATTTGCAGCTACAACATTTGGGACGGTAGCTTTTAAAATGTTGGAGTGGCTGACTCCACAGGGCTTGCGGGCAATATCTGGACAAATTTCTGATGTTTGCGACCCCGAATCGACTTTCACACAGCAGCAGTCGAATGAAACTACACAAGAAGGAACAGATCTCACGTCTGCGCCGCCTCCGTCACTCATCAGACAGtcttcatccaagtcatCTTCACAGCCCCTGATAACTCCAGAACTGGAACAGAGCCACCAGGCTCTGCCCGAACATGCAGGGCGTACCGACGAGTCGATGCTCCCACGAGATTCTTCTAGGCGGAAACGAAACTCAAAGGGTTCCATTAAGACGGCAACTACATCAAAGCCACAGAAAAAGACATCTCTAGAGCCACTTCCTCCACCAGCCTCAGCAGAGGGACCTAAGCCAACCGGGAAGTCAAGCAGTTTCCATGGGGATAAGAGACTGCGGGGTCCTAAACTGACACCGGGTGTCGTCGGGCGGACTGTGCCAGAAATTCCACTGAAGCCCGCGTTCTTCGAAAATGTCCCCTGCCTATCTCCACCCCCCGTTGACGAAGTTGATCCAGTCTCGTCTGAGCATGGGGATTCCGAGGAGGATTCCTCTGCCAATACTACCATTGCCGTTGTGAGGGCACAGAGGCGTAAGCAAGTCCCGGAGGACCATCATAATGCCTCGGTAGAAACGGAAGAATGCCAGAAAAACTACCCGTTGCCACAGGCTCTGAGCCAACTGAATGTCGAGTTGATCGATTTCATCTGCGATGTATTCCAGGAAGATCACACCAATGAAAAGCATTTCTTTGGGCCGCTAACCTTGATGGAAAGCCACCCGAGACCTCAAACTAGATCAAACCGGCTGGCGAGACGGAGATCCAATAATCAAGTGAAATCTACCGGAGTTCTTTCTGGCAAATGGCGAGTGTTCAACGAACAGACTATCTTCAATGTGTTGAGCGACCCCCACCTCCTGGTGAAGTCCTTCACAAAGGACGGGAAACTGTATGACTCTCAAACCCTCTGGTACTGCATGCTGCGGATGACACGGGCGGCACCTAGCCTTGTGCTTCATAGTCTGTGGCTCGCAGCCAAGAGCTTGTTTGCACCACCCGAGGGTCTAAATCCAGCGAGGCTGTCATCGAAAAGGCTCTTTGGAGAGTGTCCAAATCCGGCCTTGACTAATTTCGAAGCTGGGTGTATTATGGCAATTTGCCTTCACGCCTTGGTAGCAGTAGCCCCTTGCGCAGAGGACTCTAAGACACTATACGAAATGTCGCGGATACGCTCCTATGGCTACGTCCTAGGTGGACAAGGCACAGCGGCAAGGCAGCCTTCGTCAGTATGCCTTGAGTACGATGACGTTTTTTCCAATGAGCTTGCTCTGCGATTAGCCAGAAGGCTTTTTTGTGCCATTACTGCTCGGAATTGCTTTGCCGACATAGCGGAGTGGGACGGTCAAGTGGACGAGGCAAGTTTCGATGTATTAGGTCTCTTATTGAACCAGCTTGATCTCCTAGGAAGCGGACCTATTCGTATTCTAGAATTCACCCAAGCGGATCGTCTGTTACACGAAACCCGAGTTCCTACGCTTCTGTTGGACTGGGCGAGAGCAGTGCTCCTTCAGGAGTGGAACGGACGCCCAGAGTACTCAACCGATGGCCCCTTTCATGGGGCGTTGTCTTTGATTACCACATTGT ACGAAAACAGGAATATGCTTCTCCTAGGAGACATTCAATTTCGCGTCGATTACTTTTCAGAGCGATTGGATGCTATGGACATACCTGTCGTATGGGTTGGCTTTGCCTCTACTAGGCATAGGCATCATCTCCTGGACCATCCGTACCTCTTCAGTCCCGAGACACTGACTTCCTTTTTCCGATCAATCAATTTCTCGCGGATGAGCAAAAACTTTGAAGAATCTAGCTCTCTGAAGACCAGAATGACTGCCATTGTTGATCCAGGAAGTCTGGTTACCAACGCCCATCATAAGCACGTTCTGCAGGACTTGCTTAAGACTGCATCCTCAAGATATTTGATCCTTGCTATCAGCAGAGATCACGTGCTCAGAGATGCGTTTGACCAGCTATGGAGACGGCAAGAACGAGAACTGTTGAGGCCGTTGAAAATTCACTTGGGAGAGGGTGCTGGCGGTGAGCAAGGGTTTGACTCTGGCGGAGTTCAACAAGAATTCTTTCgaatggcaatggcggaATGCCTCGACCCGAACTATGGGGCATTCACGGTCGATGACAGGACGAGGATGGCATGGTTTGTGCCAGGATCTCTTGTCGAAATATGGAAGTTTGAGATGATGGGCCTGTTGGTGTCACTAGCCGTGTACAATGGCCTGACACTTCCAATCACTTTCCCCAAAGCCCTGTACAGGAAGCTCTTGGGTCAACCTGTGGAAGAGCTTTACCATATTGCAGATGGCTGGCCGGATTTGGCAAATGGACTGACCGCGCTGCAAGAGTGGGATGAGAAAGATGGGTTGGTAGAGGATGTTTTTGCAAGGACATACGAATTTTCGGTTGCGGCTTTTGGCGCCGACGTGACTCTTCCCATGAGCAAGGACAAATCTTCCTGGCCGCAGGGTATTCCAACACCTCCGGCAAGAAATAGCCCTGCTGCACTTGAGGACGAGGCGCCACTTGTCACAAGTGAGAACCGCGATGAGTACGTCAGCGATTACGTTCGATACCTGACTGATGTGTCCATCCGGCCCCAGTTTCAAGCATTCGAGCGCGGTTTCCGGGCGTGTTTGGACGCCAAGTCTCTTACACTATTGACGCCTTCACTCTTACAGTCCATCGTAGAGGGCGTGCAAGAGATTGATGTTTCAGAACTTCGGCGATATGCTCGCTACGTCGGGTGGGATTCGTCGCATCACACCGTCAAGGACTTTTGGTCTATTGTGAAGAGATATGACGACCGAATGAAGCGCAAGCTTCTCGAGTTTGTCACGGCATCGGACCGTTTGCCAGTGGGCGGCATGCGGAACGTGCAATTTACAGTACAAAAGaatggtgaggaggagggcagTGGTGGGCACTTGCCCACGGCCTATACGTGTTATGGAACACTACTGTTGCCGGAATACAATGACAAGGAAGTATTACGGGAGCGTTTGggcatggcgttggagaaTGCGCAAGGCTTTGGGTTTGCATAA
- the abh1 gene encoding Alpha-ketoglutarate-dependent dioxygenase abh1, with amino-acid sequence MTVSLAELDAHEQPSDEMRAEWKHFYRLDPSVVVQDPRIDDPRLPLSENGFQASGKIDKTQAADAFAALGDHLRSFAQEDIPVISHPLLPGLLIMPNLVPPAVQKDLLAKILHRDLSNPKHQTNLHLHYTLPYSSATCSPPDSDSVPDSPLPSRPQSFFTLSPEVPATFTPKDPTVHKPLSAGQVLNRRLHWVTLGGQYDWTNRVYPDSEPPRFPTDLAQFLEKLFPETAAQAAIVNFYSPKDTMMMHRDVSEEVDKGLVSLSFGCDCLFMIAPNSRAGRDDDKDDKTDGHVQGEKKYLLLRLRSGDAIYMTKESRYAWHGVPKIISGTCPDYLESWPAENGEYAEWEGWMKNKRINLNVRQMRD; translated from the exons ATGACAGTCTCACTCGCCGAGCTAGATGCTCACGAGCAACCAAGCGATGAAATGCGCGCGGAATGGAAACACTTCTACCGCCTAGACCCGTCTGTTGTGGTGCAGGATCCCAGAATCGATGACCCCCGACTTCCACTATCAGAGAATGGATTCCAGGCCTCGGGGAAGATTGATAAGACTCAAGCCGCCGATGCTTTTGCAGCGCTGGGGGATCATCTCAGATCGTTTGCGCAAGAGGATATCCCCGTCATTTCCCACCCACTACTACCag GCCTGCTGATCATGCCGAACCTCGTGCCGCCAGCGGTCCAAAAGGATCTTCTAGCCAAAATTCTTCACAGGGATCTCTCCAACCCCAAACACCAAACCAACTTGCACCTCCATTACACTCTCCCCTACTCGTCCGCAACATGCTCGCCTCCAGACTCGGACTCAGTCCCAGACTCGCCTCTGCCTTCCCGCCCCCAAtccttcttcaccctctcCCCCGAGGTCCCCGCGACATTCACCCCCAAGGACCCGACAGTCCACAAGCCCCTGAGCGCCGGCCAAGTCCTCAACCGCCGCCTGCACTGGGTCACGCTCGGCGGCCAATACGACTGGACGAACCGCGTGTACCCGGACTCGGAGCCGCCCCGTTTCCCTACAGACCTCGCGCAGTTCCTCGAGAAGCTGTTCCCGGAGACCGCTGCCCAGGCGGCCATTGTCAACTTCTACAGCCCAAAGGACACCATGATGATGCACAGGGATGTAAGCGAGGAGGTGGACAAGGGACTGGTGAGCCTGAGTTTCGGGTGCGACTGCTTGTTCATGATTGCTCCAAACAGTCGTGCAggccgcgacgacgacaaggacgacaagacTGATGGCCACGTGCAAGGGGAGAAGAAATATCTACTGCTGAGGCTGCGCTCCGGCGACGCCATCTACATGACCAAGGAATCAAGGTATGCTTGGCACGGGGTGCCCAAGATTATCAGTGGCACTTGCCCGGATTATCTGGAGAGTTGGCCTGCGGAAAACGGGGAGTATGCAGAGTGGGAGGGTTGGATGAAGAATAAGCGAATCAATTTAAACGTCAGGCAGATGAGGGATTAG
- the ayr1_0 gene encoding NADPH-dependent 1-acyldihydroxyacetone phosphate reductase, with product MSQDKKTVLITGCSPGGIGHALALEFHKQGCHVIATARKPEALQALREVGMSAVQLEVTDAESIAACKAEVDKITGGKLDILVNNAGRTHTIPALDIDMDDVRQSYEANVFGPMAMCQSFASLLIPARGLILQISSVSAIMPYLFASIYASTKGALNSYSRVLRMELKPFNVRVMVAMTGTIRSNIMNHFDRVLPENSLYRPVEDVFVQRLRFSQTRGTMDTHVYAKKIVKEALKGEGRFGGLFGRTPDWYWAGGFSYGAWILNTFFPSWLAEAAVAWFFNIGVWSKKLNTANRKD from the exons ATGTCGCAAGACAAGAAGACAGTCCTCATTACAGG TTGTTCACCAGGAGGCATCGGCCATGCGCTCGCCCTGGAGTTCCACAAACAAG GCTGCCATGTCATTGCTACGGCTAGAAAGCCCGAAGCTCTCCAAGCTCTTCGAGAAGTAGGCATGAGTGCTGTCCAACTTGAAGTTACCGATGCCGAGAGCATCGCGGCATGCAAAGCTGAAGTTGACAAGATCACTGGTGGCAAGCTCGATAtcctcgtcaacaacgc TGGCCGCACGCATACCATTCCCGCCTTGgacattgacatggatgaTGTACGGCAGTCGTACGAAGCCAACGTTTTCGgccccatggccatgtgccAGTCGTTTGCAAGCCTTCTCATCCCAGCGCGCGGACTCATTCTGCAGATCTCATCTGTGTCTGCCATCATGCCTTACCTATTCGCCAGCATCTACGCTTCCACAAAGGGCGCGTTGAACTCGTACTCTCGGGTCCTGCGGATGGAGCTCAAGCCATTCAATGTCCGGGTGATGGTTGCCATGACGGGCACCATTCGCTCCAACATCATGAATCATTTCGATCGCGTGCTGCCAGAAAACTCGCTGTACAGGCCTGTCGAGGATGTGTTTGTGCAGAGATTGCGGTTCAGCCAGACAAGAGGGACTATGGATACGCATGTTTATGCGAAAAAGATTGTCAAAGAGGCGCTCAAGGGTGAGGGGCGGTTTGGCGGCTTGTTTGGACGGACGCCGGATTGGTATTGGGCTGGAGGATTTTCGTATGGTGCTTGGATATTGAATACGTTTTTCCCGTCCTGGTTGGCCGAAGCGGCGGTTGCGTGGTTCTTCAATATTGGGGTGTGGTCAAAGAAGCTTAACACTGCGAATAGGAAGGATTAG